The proteins below come from a single Zhouia spongiae genomic window:
- a CDS encoding RNA polymerase sigma-70 factor: MNTNHTILSSLFTRHYQELCLVAYYYVKDADEAEDIVQDVFARIIATGKDRKVENLKAYIFTAVRNQSLNSVQRKKISYSIDHNAFELSGSQSSKEEEMVSEEKKSLLHAIVRKLPEQCRQVFLLCAIEGLKYHEAADKLDISINTVKAQMKKAYRILRGSLSDEIFLFLLQMC, translated from the coding sequence TTGAATACCAACCATACCATATTATCGTCACTTTTTACCAGACATTACCAGGAATTATGTCTTGTCGCTTATTATTATGTTAAAGATGCTGATGAAGCCGAAGATATTGTTCAGGATGTCTTTGCCCGAATAATTGCTACCGGAAAAGATAGAAAAGTAGAGAACCTTAAAGCTTATATTTTTACAGCCGTTCGAAACCAAAGTCTGAATAGTGTCCAAAGAAAAAAGATCTCTTATTCGATAGACCACAATGCCTTTGAATTATCAGGCTCACAATCTTCTAAAGAAGAAGAGATGGTATCGGAAGAAAAAAAATCGCTACTCCACGCTATTGTCAGGAAACTACCTGAGCAATGCAGGCAAGTTTTTTTACTATGTGCCATAGAGGGATTAAAATACCATGAGGCAGCCGACAAACTCGATATCTCTATTAACACGGTAAAGGCACAAATGAAAAAAGCATATCGGATTTTAAGAGGCTCTCTGAGTGATGAGATATTTCTCTTTTTACTTCAAATGTGTTAA
- a CDS encoding sensor histidine kinase, which produces MKNSILYLCLILISLNGHTQVFKEDHLLSQDLDSLNLKYYETINKNPRIGLTYAEKAFELSKTTSSPIQFKTITNYATALYINEQFDIAYNIIQQAETLANNPEEKALYLTIKGLIANDLNKTTDAETAFKEALELYTSLNDKNNQFAVLNNLGLLYNNNGEYKKSLKAYLQCYDIINDINDEIDSYKYFLNLGAVSYNLNDYQNAQNSFLKALNEAREKNDSLRIYKANEKLAQTYMAIDSTAQALSFYKNTLPFYQRSGLKKDATNVLIQLGSINYSLGHKEKGWEYFKEAEILALQNGYVQNKALVFLKIAVYYKDKGILEDAENYLHKVIKMEGLIANLEILKLTYTELYAIARQRKDQASSLSYLEKASYYQDLIKEKHLISESDQIEARLSLKKKELELENLKINYELNELQISNQKQKIQGLVIFAILIGILLWLSVAMYFQKRKSQKKLFIQNSKIQLQNKKLIDINTEIKSQRQELASLNLLKDELLSILAHDVKSPITNLSHLLFILRNSLDHLKKDELEKNLANIEVNSANLLNLLNNILNWIISQSKGIKVKITGFSLTELIKQNIKIVESSIVSKDLTIEFHDHTDHIIHSDKNIIDLTIRNLLSNAVKFTPKNGIIKIEAVKVNDEMYHIKIIDTGIGFDERIHSMLKGNIEKVPVTSGTSKEKGYGIGLSLCKKMLLKINSKIVYEKNSPKGSVFIVHINTKTIENE; this is translated from the coding sequence ATGAAGAATTCAATTTTATACTTATGTTTAATCTTAATTTCCTTAAATGGACATACCCAGGTATTTAAGGAAGACCACCTGCTTTCTCAAGATCTTGATTCTTTAAATCTGAAATATTACGAAACTATTAATAAGAACCCCAGAATAGGGCTCACCTATGCCGAAAAGGCTTTTGAATTGTCAAAAACGACCTCCTCCCCTATTCAGTTTAAAACAATTACCAACTATGCTACTGCTTTATATATTAACGAACAATTCGATATCGCTTATAATATTATTCAACAGGCGGAGACTTTGGCAAATAATCCAGAAGAAAAAGCGCTGTACCTCACCATTAAAGGACTTATTGCTAACGACCTGAATAAGACTACAGATGCCGAAACTGCATTTAAAGAGGCACTCGAACTCTACACTTCATTAAATGATAAGAACAATCAGTTTGCCGTTTTAAACAATCTTGGGTTACTGTACAACAATAATGGAGAGTACAAAAAATCTCTGAAAGCCTATCTTCAGTGTTACGATATCATAAACGACATCAACGATGAAATAGACAGTTATAAGTACTTTTTGAACCTGGGAGCCGTAAGCTATAATCTGAATGATTACCAAAATGCCCAAAACTCTTTTCTAAAGGCCCTTAATGAAGCCAGGGAAAAGAACGATTCTTTAAGGATATACAAGGCCAATGAGAAACTTGCTCAAACCTATATGGCAATCGACAGTACTGCGCAAGCTCTTTCTTTTTATAAAAACACCCTGCCTTTTTATCAACGCTCCGGATTAAAAAAAGATGCTACCAATGTTCTTATACAACTGGGAAGCATTAACTATTCGCTTGGTCATAAAGAAAAGGGCTGGGAATACTTTAAAGAAGCAGAGATTCTTGCCCTGCAAAATGGTTATGTGCAAAACAAGGCACTTGTGTTTTTAAAAATCGCCGTTTATTACAAAGACAAAGGAATTCTTGAAGATGCTGAAAACTATCTCCATAAGGTTATCAAAATGGAAGGTCTGATCGCTAACCTCGAAATCTTAAAATTAACCTATACGGAATTATATGCAATTGCCAGACAGAGAAAGGACCAGGCTTCTTCTTTGAGTTATCTGGAGAAAGCCAGCTATTATCAAGATCTTATCAAGGAAAAACATTTAATCAGTGAATCCGATCAGATAGAAGCCCGGTTAAGCTTAAAGAAAAAAGAACTCGAGCTGGAAAATCTTAAGATCAATTATGAACTGAATGAATTACAGATATCAAATCAAAAACAGAAAATACAGGGACTTGTTATTTTTGCAATTCTTATCGGGATCCTGTTATGGTTATCTGTCGCCATGTATTTTCAAAAACGGAAATCACAAAAAAAATTATTTATTCAAAACAGTAAAATTCAACTCCAAAATAAAAAGTTGATCGATATCAATACAGAAATAAAGTCACAAAGACAAGAACTGGCATCCCTTAACTTATTAAAAGATGAACTATTATCGATTCTGGCCCATGATGTAAAAAGTCCGATCACCAATCTCTCCCATTTATTATTTATTCTCCGGAACAGTCTCGACCATTTAAAAAAGGACGAGTTGGAAAAGAACCTTGCAAATATCGAAGTGAATTCAGCCAATTTACTCAATCTCTTGAATAATATCCTGAACTGGATCATAAGCCAGTCAAAGGGCATCAAAGTAAAAATCACCGGATTCTCATTAACCGAACTCATTAAACAAAATATAAAGATAGTCGAAAGCAGTATTGTCTCGAAAGATCTGACCATTGAGTTTCATGACCATACAGACCATATTATACATTCCGACAAAAACATTATAGACCTTACGATTAGGAACCTGCTCTCTAATGCGGTAAAATTTACCCCGAAAAACGGTATAATTAAAATTGAGGCAGTGAAAGTAAACGATGAAATGTACCATATTAAGATCATTGATACGGGGATCGGTTTTGATGAAAGGATCCATTCCATGCTAAAAGGGAATATCGAAAAAGTTCCTGTTACATCAGGCACTTCTAAAGAAAAAGGCTATGGTATCGGGCTTTCTCTTTGTAAAAAGATGTTGTTAAAAATAAATTCTAAAATCGTCTATGAAAAAAATTCCCCTAAGGGCTCTGTTTTTATAGTTCATATTAATACCAAAACCATAGAAAATGAATAA
- a CDS encoding SusC/RagA family TonB-linked outer membrane protein, whose product MKKLFRPERESGYSLNLGLTMRITFFFLLVCLFKIQANSYSQNVKVSLNQTNTSIEKVFKEIEMASGYRFLYNLKDVNVSRKITLNVENVPLSRVLKELFKNTNVDFEVLNKQIVLKTKKLIPVTTPLIQQKKVKGIITDNNGVPLFGAAILIKGTQKGTSADTNGYYEISVTPGDELVFSYVGFADSTIVIDEKTTTLNVSLKEQSSRLDEVVLVGYSKTRREQFTGAATKIDTKVLQTTQNVSFADALIGVVPGMLVQESFSTPDSPPTILLRGIGSINSSTEPLIIVDGVQMPSGLGQTMLNANDIEDISVLKDAAATSIYGSRGSNGVILITTKRGEREQKLQVQINSRMSVSYPSQSFTSDLMNTQQNLDYGELIGVYNGREDVLAQRRASGNNVLWADLLLKNGDNMNHDIAVFGGTGKANYYSSLSYNGENNLYGSAYNRTVATVKVDYDLFNNVTLGFSGSYGQTRLSDLRTSVDPFGNSFLLNPWEDVYDENGELIPVLKEGTGRPPYNPLFLSGNTEGESHRKNIMGNIYITYTPLAWLTLKGTWGGNFNTSNSTNFEKIVLSGGKLRVANSESENYTANITATIDKNFNDHHLTLLLGSEVGEAESSSFSATARGYLNNKVRTISAATNAPTIFENMTQSGSVSYFSRLDYGYKGLYNVSASIRRDGSSRFGDHNKYANFWSLGAGWNIHNNFFKNAKGMSSLRLRASIGTSGNDFIGDFDALSLYGFRKTYDGVNVPTLSGGANPDLTWEKNRNLNIGLDFGAFNNRISGSVDYYIRDTKDLINDRQISFTSGFSDLTSNIGEFRNQGIEVSLNTLNIQAKDFSWSSTLNFSHNKSKVLELIEDADLIQRGYIAYKKGAVINALYMIDWLGVNPENGLNRYQDAEGNVIEYDTQSTTPNQSELSQARSVSDKTSAPVYFGGFTNNIQYKNVELSFLISFSGGNYVINGGLHELYNTPYLNQHINALNVWRSPGDETDVAVRALNRESDYGVSTQFLQDADYIKLKNLTLAYNFDKDLTKRFGVESLRVFAQGQNLFTITDIDYTDPEYSTLTGGIGLSSSIVRKISLGINVTF is encoded by the coding sequence ATGAAAAAACTCTTTAGACCGGAAAGAGAATCCGGCTATTCCCTAAACTTAGGTTTAACCATGAGGATCACTTTCTTCTTTTTACTTGTCTGCCTGTTCAAAATACAGGCCAATAGTTATTCACAGAACGTAAAAGTTTCGTTAAACCAGACCAATACATCTATTGAAAAAGTTTTTAAGGAAATAGAAATGGCTTCTGGCTATCGCTTTTTGTATAACCTGAAAGATGTAAATGTATCGCGTAAGATTACGCTTAATGTAGAAAATGTTCCGTTAAGCAGGGTTCTTAAAGAACTGTTTAAAAATACCAATGTTGATTTTGAAGTACTTAACAAACAGATTGTACTTAAAACCAAAAAATTGATACCTGTAACTACTCCCCTTATCCAGCAGAAAAAGGTCAAGGGTATAATAACCGATAATAATGGTGTCCCTCTTTTCGGGGCGGCAATACTTATAAAAGGCACCCAAAAAGGAACTTCTGCCGATACAAACGGGTATTATGAAATAAGCGTTACTCCCGGCGATGAACTGGTATTTAGTTACGTAGGGTTTGCCGATAGTACTATTGTTATAGACGAGAAAACAACGACCCTCAATGTGAGCCTCAAAGAACAGTCGAGCAGGTTAGATGAAGTCGTATTGGTAGGGTATAGTAAAACGCGAAGGGAACAGTTTACGGGAGCTGCCACAAAGATAGATACCAAAGTATTGCAAACTACCCAGAATGTATCGTTTGCCGATGCTCTTATAGGGGTTGTTCCCGGAATGCTGGTACAGGAAAGTTTCAGCACCCCCGATTCGCCGCCAACCATCTTGTTGAGAGGAATAGGGTCTATAAATTCCTCTACCGAGCCACTTATTATCGTAGACGGGGTTCAAATGCCGTCAGGTTTGGGGCAGACCATGCTTAATGCCAATGACATAGAAGATATATCGGTGTTAAAGGATGCCGCTGCTACCTCTATTTATGGTTCCAGGGGGTCTAACGGGGTGATCCTTATTACTACCAAACGAGGTGAAAGAGAGCAGAAACTACAGGTTCAGATAAACTCCAGAATGTCGGTATCTTACCCAAGTCAGTCATTTACTTCCGATCTGATGAACACACAGCAGAACCTCGATTACGGAGAGTTAATAGGGGTTTACAACGGACGTGAAGATGTGCTTGCACAACGAAGAGCATCGGGAAACAATGTACTTTGGGCAGATCTGCTGTTGAAGAACGGCGATAATATGAATCACGATATCGCTGTTTTCGGGGGTACCGGAAAAGCAAATTATTACTCGTCATTATCATATAACGGAGAGAACAATCTCTACGGAAGTGCATACAACAGGACTGTAGCAACGGTTAAAGTAGACTACGACCTGTTTAACAATGTAACCCTGGGATTTTCCGGTAGCTACGGGCAGACTCGCCTGAGCGATCTGAGAACAAGTGTAGATCCGTTCGGGAACTCGTTCCTTCTTAACCCCTGGGAAGATGTGTATGATGAGAATGGGGAATTGATACCTGTTTTAAAGGAGGGTACAGGCAGGCCTCCGTACAATCCTTTGTTCCTTTCCGGGAATACCGAAGGTGAATCACACAGGAAGAACATAATGGGAAATATTTATATTACCTATACTCCTTTGGCATGGCTTACTTTAAAAGGGACCTGGGGCGGTAATTTTAATACGTCTAACAGCACCAATTTTGAAAAGATAGTCCTCAGCGGAGGGAAACTTCGGGTAGCCAATTCCGAAAGTGAAAATTATACGGCCAATATTACGGCAACGATCGATAAGAATTTTAACGACCACCATCTTACCCTTTTATTGGGTAGTGAGGTAGGAGAAGCCGAATCGAGCAGTTTTTCTGCAACGGCCAGGGGATACCTTAACAATAAGGTACGTACCATATCGGCGGCAACGAACGCCCCAACCATATTTGAGAACATGACCCAGTCGGGATCTGTATCCTATTTTTCCAGACTGGACTATGGTTACAAAGGGCTTTATAATGTGTCGGCTTCCATAAGAAGGGACGGTTCTTCCCGTTTTGGCGACCATAACAAATATGCAAATTTCTGGTCGCTGGGTGCCGGATGGAATATCCACAATAACTTTTTTAAAAATGCGAAAGGGATGAGCAGCCTTCGGTTAAGGGCCAGTATCGGAACATCGGGCAATGATTTTATAGGCGATTTTGATGCCTTGTCCCTTTACGGTTTCAGAAAAACCTACGATGGGGTTAATGTACCAACCCTTTCGGGCGGCGCAAATCCCGACCTTACCTGGGAAAAGAACAGAAACCTGAATATAGGCCTCGATTTCGGTGCCTTCAACAACAGGATAAGTGGTAGTGTCGATTATTATATAAGGGATACCAAAGACCTTATTAACGACAGGCAAATCTCGTTTACTTCCGGGTTTTCGGACCTTACTTCGAATATAGGGGAATTCAGGAACCAGGGAATAGAAGTTTCCCTGAATACGTTAAACATTCAGGCGAAAGACTTCTCGTGGTCTTCCACACTCAATTTTTCGCATAACAAAAGTAAAGTACTGGAGCTTATCGAAGATGCAGATCTCATACAAAGAGGATATATAGCTTATAAAAAAGGAGCCGTGATAAATGCATTGTATATGATTGACTGGCTGGGGGTGAATCCCGAAAACGGCTTAAACCGGTACCAGGATGCAGAAGGAAATGTCATAGAATACGATACTCAGAGTACGACTCCAAACCAAAGTGAATTGAGCCAGGCCCGCAGTGTAAGCGATAAAACCTCTGCTCCGGTATATTTCGGAGGGTTTACGAACAACATTCAGTACAAGAATGTGGAATTATCCTTTCTGATCTCTTTTTCGGGAGGAAATTACGTGATAAACGGCGGACTTCACGAGCTGTATAATACCCCTTACCTCAATCAGCATATCAATGCATTGAATGTATGGAGGTCGCCCGGAGATGAAACAGATGTAGCCGTAAGGGCGCTGAACCGGGAATCTGATTACGGGGTTTCTACCCAGTTTCTTCAGGATGCCGATTATATAAAGTTAAAGAACCTGACCCTGGCTTATAATTTCGACAAAGACCTTACCAAGAGGTTTGGCGTTGAATCACTGAGGGTTTTTGCTCAAGGACAAAACCTCTTTACGATCACCGATATTGATTATACGGATCCGGAGTACAGTACTCTTACAGGAGGAATTGGCTTATCGTCTTCTATTGTAAGGAAGATCTCTTTAGGAATTAATGTTACCTTCTAA
- a CDS encoding amidohydrolase family protein, which translates to MNKLQYYVMCLVFVMILHTNIRAQQQSDPILLRNVFIVDVTSVSSPKKGAILVEGTEISEVFYDKDSIAGFKGTVFDLSGKYVIPGLIDAHVHLATVPKPDLSENRKETEKVLHKMLYAGITTVRDMAGNAVLLGYYERASALQQIPAPEIYYAAQFAGPGYFDMINTHSDDQRQGYSPWSRIITDTTDIRQVVAEAKGAGVTGIKIYNDLSAGLVKKITAEAHRQHLQAWSHAAVFPAMPADVAVAGVNSMSHAFDMAHEVNPDMSAKMEPIDERRLDKVFGMMKANNIILDPTNLLAENNGLENSVRITKRAKEKGVEIVAGTDWPYTMDNSIPLVEELQLLVNKCGFTPFEALKSATNTGAKAIGLNDRGIIQKGKRADLVILSGNPLEDLNRLLNPELIIKGGKIYKP; encoded by the coding sequence ATGAACAAATTACAGTACTATGTAATGTGCCTGGTGTTTGTAATGATATTACATACCAATATCAGGGCACAACAACAATCAGATCCCATATTATTGCGGAATGTATTTATAGTTGACGTAACATCGGTCTCTTCACCGAAAAAAGGGGCTATCCTGGTAGAAGGAACCGAAATTTCCGAGGTCTTTTACGATAAGGACAGTATCGCCGGTTTTAAGGGAACGGTATTCGATCTGTCGGGAAAGTATGTAATACCCGGACTGATAGATGCTCATGTACACCTGGCTACCGTACCGAAGCCTGACCTTTCCGAAAACCGGAAAGAAACCGAAAAAGTATTGCACAAGATGTTGTATGCCGGGATCACTACGGTACGGGATATGGCAGGAAATGCAGTGTTACTCGGATATTACGAGAGAGCATCGGCGCTACAGCAGATCCCTGCCCCGGAAATTTATTATGCGGCCCAGTTTGCCGGTCCCGGTTATTTTGATATGATAAATACACATTCGGATGACCAGCGTCAGGGTTACAGTCCGTGGAGCAGGATAATCACCGACACTACAGACATCCGACAGGTTGTAGCAGAAGCCAAAGGAGCCGGTGTTACCGGCATCAAGATATACAATGACCTTTCAGCCGGATTGGTAAAGAAGATTACAGCAGAAGCACACAGGCAACATTTACAGGCCTGGAGCCATGCAGCAGTTTTTCCGGCCATGCCTGCAGATGTGGCTGTAGCAGGAGTGAACAGTATGTCGCATGCTTTCGATATGGCCCATGAGGTGAATCCCGATATGTCGGCTAAAATGGAACCGATAGACGAAAGACGTCTGGATAAAGTATTCGGTATGATGAAGGCCAATAACATTATTCTCGACCCTACCAATTTGCTTGCCGAGAACAATGGGCTGGAAAACAGTGTTCGCATAACAAAAAGAGCTAAGGAAAAAGGGGTCGAAATAGTAGCAGGGACCGACTGGCCTTATACTATGGATAACAGTATTCCCTTGGTGGAAGAATTACAATTATTAGTAAATAAATGTGGTTTTACTCCCTTTGAAGCTTTAAAGAGTGCTACAAATACAGGTGCAAAAGCGATAGGTTTAAACGACAGGGGGATTATACAAAAAGGGAAAAGGGCCGATCTGGTTATTTTATCAGGCAATCCGCTTGAGGACCTGAACCGGTTACTGAATCCGGAGCTGATAATTAAAGGAGGAAAAATATATAAACCATAA
- a CDS encoding response regulator transcription factor produces MNKEKVLVADDHYLVRLGLKVLIESFDNYTVSIDVENGKDAIEAVDLADIFILDLEMPVFDGIKALKIIKEKHPKKKVVLLTNSMSIPILVTAKNLKPNGFLFKDCVHQEIKTCLEEISKGNYYQGKNCMAFFNKHAEEIEFVENLLRNLSYLTKTELKILYKISLNLTNPEIAELLYNSPKTIENHRTNISKKLDISGYNNLQVIAVKYRKSIESLYNDICK; encoded by the coding sequence ATGAATAAAGAAAAGGTACTTGTTGCAGATGATCACTATTTGGTACGGTTAGGATTAAAAGTACTCATTGAAAGCTTTGATAATTATACAGTCTCTATTGATGTTGAAAACGGTAAGGATGCCATAGAGGCAGTTGATCTGGCGGATATATTTATTTTAGATCTGGAAATGCCTGTTTTTGACGGAATCAAAGCCTTGAAAATCATAAAAGAAAAGCACCCGAAGAAAAAAGTGGTCTTACTGACAAACTCCATGAGCATTCCCATATTGGTTACGGCCAAAAATTTAAAACCTAATGGTTTCTTATTTAAGGACTGTGTACATCAAGAAATAAAAACCTGCCTTGAAGAAATATCCAAAGGCAATTATTACCAGGGGAAAAACTGTATGGCGTTTTTTAATAAACACGCTGAGGAAATTGAATTCGTAGAAAACCTGCTTAGAAACCTAAGCTACCTTACCAAAACCGAACTAAAGATCTTATACAAGATCTCTTTAAACCTGACCAACCCGGAGATTGCAGAATTGCTGTATAACAGTCCTAAAACCATAGAGAACCACAGAACCAATATCTCTAAAAAGTTAGACATCAGCGGTTATAATAACCTGCAAGTCATTGCGGTCAAATACCGTAAATCCATAGAGTCGTTATATAATGATATTTGTAAATAA
- a CDS encoding RagB/SusD family nutrient uptake outer membrane protein: protein MKRYIQYIYITFLLIGCSKDFIEKNPLDGAAPGDFLDSKEAYRSALDGVYAVMKEELTAYNMSFLTVTESVSDNLLGTNEGFAFDGVDRDIYPLAYGSDAFQLEGLWRISYQAIENANTIIREARGASNPDFAAYLGEALALRAYLHYNLYRLFAPAYVSDQEALAVPYRFETDALLDIKPRSTNKELIEYVLNDLEEAERLATNEANSYRISLTAVRALMGRIYHETGNYEQAVKYTEQALTDTRYKLVNTVEALEDEWYYDESDEIIFRIRFDDSEGNVNAAMFAIPIYFSYPFNAPQELLDLYDKDSDIRFPVYFGENPLQPGAYFPKKYVGLRTVDEASFNPGTADLKLIRVPELYLILAESYAKLSENTKAITALNTLRTNRGIGAYESGSEPLLDAILKERRKELVFEGFRFTDLKRLEQGFTRTDGSSMSPNDTRYALPIPQLEIDRSGIEQNQGY from the coding sequence ATGAAAAGATACATACAATACATATATATCACCTTTTTACTGATTGGGTGTTCAAAAGATTTTATAGAAAAAAATCCGTTAGACGGGGCAGCACCCGGCGATTTTTTAGATAGCAAAGAGGCTTACCGAAGTGCCTTAGACGGGGTTTATGCCGTAATGAAGGAAGAGCTCACAGCTTATAACATGAGTTTTTTAACGGTTACCGAATCGGTGTCGGATAATCTTTTAGGGACCAATGAAGGTTTTGCTTTTGATGGTGTCGACAGGGATATTTATCCTCTGGCCTATGGTAGTGATGCATTTCAACTGGAAGGTTTATGGCGTATTTCATATCAGGCTATCGAAAATGCCAATACCATTATCCGGGAGGCGAGAGGCGCTTCCAATCCCGATTTTGCAGCTTATCTGGGCGAAGCACTTGCTCTGAGGGCATATTTACATTATAACCTGTACCGTTTATTTGCTCCAGCATATGTGAGTGATCAGGAAGCCCTGGCCGTGCCTTACAGGTTCGAAACAGATGCTTTGCTCGATATTAAGCCAAGGAGCACCAATAAAGAGCTCATTGAATATGTACTAAACGACCTTGAAGAAGCAGAGCGCCTGGCAACTAATGAAGCGAATTCTTACCGTATATCCTTAACGGCTGTCAGAGCCTTAATGGGAAGGATCTATCATGAGACCGGAAATTACGAACAGGCCGTGAAATATACCGAGCAGGCGCTTACAGATACCAGATATAAGCTTGTGAATACAGTTGAGGCTCTGGAAGACGAGTGGTATTATGATGAGTCCGACGAGATCATTTTCAGGATCAGGTTCGACGATAGCGAAGGCAATGTAAATGCAGCCATGTTCGCTATTCCTATTTACTTTAGTTATCCGTTTAATGCCCCGCAGGAACTTCTGGATCTGTATGATAAAGATAGCGATATCCGTTTTCCCGTTTATTTTGGAGAGAACCCTTTGCAGCCGGGCGCTTATTTCCCTAAGAAATATGTGGGGTTGAGAACTGTTGATGAGGCCAGTTTTAATCCAGGAACAGCCGATTTAAAATTGATCCGCGTACCGGAACTTTACCTGATCCTTGCCGAAAGCTACGCAAAGCTCTCTGAGAATACCAAAGCCATAACAGCTTTAAATACACTTAGGACCAATCGCGGGATCGGGGCTTACGAATCGGGTAGCGAACCCCTGCTCGATGCCATATTAAAGGAAAGAAGAAAAGAACTGGTTTTTGAAGGTTTCAGGTTTACCGACCTTAAAAGGCTAGAGCAAGGATTTACCCGAACAGACGGTTCTTCCATGAGTCCGAACGATACCCGTTATGCTTTGCCTATACCACAATTGGAAATCGACAGGTCGGGAATAGAGCAGAATCAGGGCTATTGA
- a CDS encoding FecR family protein codes for MKDDALYMDLITRKLSESLNDAEEKQFQEWLEESKENELFFEELTLLKKNKKDVLHILNPDAGKAWLNIQKKSVLLRRNARRKKQRDFVFRMAAVFLVCIGAYFFFKPQNRVTDTLDPVHEAVTFQTEYGKTEILNPENNKITNNQGQLIGTNNGNELIFSGDGSTPDTYNAVHVPRGKRFTVVLPDSSKIYLNSESSLKFPADFKDKQNRMVFLKGEGYFEVTKDSSKPFIVSSHGIQTRVLGTKFNITAYSEDHSVRTVLTEGAVALYDETTGYLPETSVKLNPDQCATWNELTDEIEVKDVDVSPYIAWIKGVLMFNKEPFSEIVKRMERYYNVEIQNNNKELNKQVFTAKFVDEHIEDVLASFNKSYNFSYTIESNTIIIN; via the coding sequence ATGAAAGATGACGCACTATATATGGATCTCATTACAAGAAAGCTCTCTGAATCACTTAACGATGCCGAAGAGAAACAATTTCAAGAATGGCTGGAAGAAAGTAAAGAAAATGAGTTGTTCTTTGAAGAACTGACCCTTCTTAAAAAGAACAAAAAAGATGTTTTGCACATCCTGAATCCTGATGCCGGCAAGGCCTGGTTAAATATTCAGAAAAAAAGTGTTCTTCTGCGTAGAAACGCACGAAGAAAAAAACAACGGGACTTCGTTTTTAGAATGGCCGCTGTGTTTTTGGTATGTATAGGCGCATATTTTTTCTTTAAACCTCAAAACAGGGTTACAGATACACTCGACCCGGTTCACGAAGCAGTTACTTTCCAGACAGAATACGGGAAAACTGAAATACTGAACCCGGAAAACAATAAGATAACCAATAACCAGGGGCAGCTGATAGGAACTAATAATGGTAATGAATTGATTTTCAGCGGCGACGGATCTACACCCGACACCTATAATGCGGTACATGTTCCCAGAGGGAAACGCTTTACTGTTGTGCTGCCCGACAGTTCTAAGATCTACCTGAACTCTGAAAGTTCATTGAAATTCCCCGCCGACTTCAAGGATAAACAGAACAGAATGGTGTTTTTAAAAGGAGAGGGGTATTTTGAAGTGACAAAGGATTCGTCGAAACCCTTTATAGTGAGTTCCCACGGGATTCAAACCAGGGTTCTGGGAACGAAATTTAATATTACTGCTTATAGCGAAGACCATTCGGTACGTACGGTCCTTACGGAAGGAGCCGTTGCCCTGTACGATGAAACAACCGGTTATTTACCTGAAACCTCTGTGAAACTAAACCCCGATCAGTGCGCTACCTGGAATGAACTGACAGATGAAATTGAAGTGAAGGATGTAGATGTTTCTCCTTATATAGCATGGATCAAGGGCGTACTGATGTTTAATAAAGAACCTTTCTCTGAGATTGTGAAACGAATGGAACGCTATTACAATGTAGAAATACAGAATAACAATAAGGAGCTGAACAAACAGGTGTTTACAGCCAAGTTTGTAGACGAACACATAGAGGATGTATTGGCATCGTTTAATAAAAGTTATAATTTTTCATATACCATTGAGAGCAATACGATTATTATAAATTAA